A stretch of the Panicum virgatum strain AP13 chromosome 9N, P.virgatum_v5, whole genome shotgun sequence genome encodes the following:
- the LOC120689072 gene encoding uncharacterized protein K02A2.6-like codes for MVGPLKKAPGGFTHLLVAIDKFTKWIEAKPITTIDSKEAVKLFLDIIYRFGVPNSIITDNGTNFTGHYFQEFAEGYRIRIDWVSVGHPRTNRQVERANGLILQGLKPRIFDMLKKFAGRWVEELPAVLWSLRTTPNRSTGLTPFFLTYGSEAVLPSDLDYGAPRIKAVDPETAAEAQRDAMEVLEEARLATLHRSARYQQTLRRYHERRIRKRTLQVGDLVLRRVMSTKDKNKLSQPWEGPYSIAEVIRPGTYKLKDFDGNILTNSWNIEQ; via the coding sequence ATGGTCGGGCCACTCAAGAAGGCGCCAGGGGGGTTCACCCACCTACTTGTCGCAATTGACAAGTTCACTaaatggatagaggcaaaaCCGATCACCACAAtcgactccaaggaggccgtcAAGCTCTTCTTGGACATCATTTACAGATTCGGCGTGCCCAATTCCATCATTACAGACAACGGAACCAACTTCACAGGCCACTACTTCCAAGAATTCGCGGAAGGATATAGGATCCGGATCGACTGGGTATCGGTCGGACACCCGCGCACAAACAGGCAAGTCGAAAGAGCTAACGGCCTAATCCTCCAAGGGCTCAAACCGCGCATTTTTGACATGCTCAAAAAGTTCGCGGGTCGTTGGGTGGAAGAATTGCCGGCAGTGCTCTGGAGCTTGCGAACCACACCTAACCGGTCAACAGGCCTAACGCCTTTCTTCCTAACATACGGTTCCGAGGCCGTGCTCCCTTCCGATCTGGACTACGGTGCACCAAGAATCAAAGCAGTTGACCCGGAGACGGCGGCCGAAGCCCAGAGGGATGCCATGGAAGTTTTAGAGGAAGCAAGGCTGGCAACGTTGCACCGATCAGCCCGTTACCAACAAACTTTACGCAGGTACCATGAGAGGCGCATACGAAAGAGGACACTGCAGGTTGGAGATCTGGTTTTGCGACGAGTCATGTCGACGAAGGACAAGAACAAGCTCTCACagccatgggaaggaccctacAGCATCGCAGAGGTCATACGCCCAGGCACCTACAAGCTAAAAGACTTCGACGGTAACATTCTGACCAACTCTTGGAACATAGAACAGTAA